Proteins encoded in a region of the Streptomyces sp. NBC_01298 genome:
- a CDS encoding glycosyltransferase, translating to MLAGELRAAGAEVTFACAEAFAPLAEAAGVDFTPLTVSRNANTGIARRTVQGRDEARRLEEFLDATLAGAVPALLVQARHRGADMLAEPERVLEDLRSLHARRPADWYVVDQLSYSVTLALHCLDLPYATFCPGHPSYLPAAPDALFGVPYAWPQAVRPTTAGLHTLRQEARVNDRSFTALFARFIALHAPHRPVPGRAFSLCSPRAVVLHYPRLDWLPPRPEGPEYVFSGHFTRAEQEEPGPFWESELRRLRQGGRRVVLVALGTFLSARHDVLEAVARGILAERKDTSVIIAAGDRADSLASLAGPRVSVAATVPQQALLARVDAMVHHGGNNSFTECLAAGVPALLLPFSSDQFSIAHDAERAGAGLCLDPYGLDAGSAGRAVSTLLDAPRHALDELRRHVRSRGPAQAAGRLLHLMA from the coding sequence GTGCTGGCGGGCGAGCTCCGGGCAGCGGGGGCGGAGGTCACCTTCGCCTGCGCCGAGGCGTTCGCGCCGCTGGCTGAGGCCGCGGGGGTGGATTTCACCCCACTCACGGTTTCGCGCAATGCGAATACCGGAATCGCCCGGCGCACGGTGCAGGGTCGGGACGAAGCGCGACGCCTGGAGGAGTTCCTCGATGCCACGCTCGCCGGGGCTGTTCCCGCGCTGCTGGTTCAGGCCCGCCACCGCGGGGCCGACATGCTGGCCGAGCCGGAGCGGGTGCTGGAGGACCTGCGGTCATTGCACGCCCGCCGGCCGGCGGACTGGTACGTGGTGGACCAGCTGAGCTACTCCGTCACCCTCGCACTGCACTGCCTGGACCTGCCGTACGCGACGTTTTGCCCGGGGCATCCCAGTTATTTGCCGGCCGCGCCGGACGCGCTGTTCGGGGTGCCCTATGCGTGGCCGCAGGCCGTGCGGCCGACGACCGCCGGGCTGCACACGCTGCGCCAGGAGGCACGGGTGAACGACCGCTCCTTCACCGCGCTCTTCGCACGGTTCATCGCCCTTCACGCACCGCATCGACCGGTACCGGGGCGGGCGTTCTCGCTCTGTTCGCCCCGAGCAGTGGTTCTGCACTATCCGCGTCTGGACTGGCTCCCCCCGCGCCCCGAAGGCCCCGAGTACGTTTTCAGCGGGCACTTCACTCGCGCCGAACAGGAAGAGCCGGGTCCGTTCTGGGAATCCGAACTGCGCCGGCTACGACAGGGAGGCCGACGTGTGGTGCTGGTGGCGCTGGGAACATTCCTTTCAGCCCGGCATGACGTACTGGAGGCAGTCGCTCGGGGAATCCTGGCCGAGCGCAAGGACACCTCAGTGATCATCGCGGCCGGGGACCGTGCCGACTCGCTGGCCTCCCTGGCCGGTCCTCGGGTCTCGGTCGCGGCGACCGTACCCCAGCAAGCGCTGCTTGCCCGGGTGGATGCGATGGTCCACCACGGGGGCAACAACTCCTTCACCGAGTGCCTGGCCGCCGGGGTTCCCGCCCTCCTCCTCCCCTTCTCCAGCGACCAGTTCTCCATCGCTCACGATGCCGAAAGGGCGGGGGCGGGCCTGTGCCTCGACCCGTACGGTTTGGACGCCGGCAGCGCGGGCCGTGCCGTCTCCACGCTCCTGGACGCACCCCGACACGCCCTCGACGAACTGCGCCGGCACGTGCGCTCACGGGGTCCCGCACAAGCGGCCGGGCGACTGCTTCATTTGATGGCCTGA
- a CDS encoding FAD-dependent oxidoreductase, with the protein MNTTTTPRIAIVGAGPGGLTCARILQRHGIAVTVYDRECGPDARNQGGTLDLHEDNGQIALREAGLLEDFFRLSRPEGQEMRQLDPAGTMLFHHTPDEGEHFKPEIDRGDLRDLLLNSLEPGTVRWGHTLRSVEGPEEGPRQVHFGDGTTIEADLVIGADGAWSTVRRALSPALPAYTGVSFLEAWFQDVETRHPAIAELVGQGGAAAADGERGLFAQRSSGDHIRVYIIQRVPADWIAANGLTVNDTEAIRAHLLEQYRDWSPALRRLITDNDGRYVDRPINALPVPHTWDHNPTVTLLGDAAHLMPPLGVGVNLAMLDATELALAVVSSDTLAEAVRVYEKTMVPRSTEMQRLLDHGAEELLSTELPDFADSADSADQDA; encoded by the coding sequence ATGAACACGACCACCACACCCCGCATCGCGATCGTCGGCGCGGGCCCCGGCGGGCTGACCTGCGCCCGCATCCTCCAGCGCCACGGCATCGCCGTCACCGTCTACGACCGCGAGTGCGGTCCCGACGCCCGCAACCAGGGCGGCACCCTCGACCTCCACGAGGACAACGGCCAGATCGCCCTGCGCGAAGCCGGACTCCTGGAGGACTTCTTCCGGCTCTCCCGCCCCGAAGGACAGGAAATGCGCCAGCTGGACCCGGCCGGCACGATGCTCTTCCACCACACCCCCGACGAGGGCGAACACTTCAAGCCGGAGATCGACCGCGGCGACCTCCGCGACCTCCTCCTGAACTCACTGGAACCCGGCACCGTCCGCTGGGGTCACACCCTGCGGTCCGTCGAAGGCCCCGAGGAGGGCCCCCGCCAAGTGCACTTCGGCGACGGCACCACCATCGAAGCCGACCTCGTCATCGGCGCCGACGGCGCATGGTCCACAGTCCGCCGCGCCCTCTCCCCCGCGCTCCCCGCGTACACCGGAGTCAGCTTCCTCGAAGCCTGGTTCCAGGACGTCGAAACCCGCCACCCCGCCATCGCCGAACTCGTCGGCCAGGGCGGCGCCGCCGCGGCCGACGGCGAGCGCGGCCTCTTCGCCCAGCGCAGCAGCGGCGACCACATCCGCGTCTACATCATCCAGCGCGTCCCCGCCGACTGGATCGCCGCGAACGGCCTGACCGTCAACGACACCGAGGCCATCCGCGCCCACCTGCTGGAGCAGTACCGCGACTGGTCACCGGCCCTGCGCCGCCTGATCACCGACAACGACGGCCGCTACGTCGACCGCCCCATCAACGCCCTGCCCGTCCCGCACACCTGGGACCACAACCCCACCGTCACCCTCCTCGGCGACGCCGCCCACCTCATGCCCCCGCTCGGCGTCGGCGTCAACCTCGCCATGCTCGACGCCACCGAACTCGCCCTCGCCGTGGTCAGCAGCGACACCCTGGCGGAGGCCGTCCGCGTCTACGAGAAGACCATGGTGCCCCGCTCCACCGAGATGCAGCGGCTCCTCGACCACGGCGCCGAAGAACTGCTCTCCACCGAACTCCCCGACTTCGCCGACTCCGCCGACTCCGCCGACCAAGATGCCTAG
- a CDS encoding TetR/AcrR family transcriptional regulator: MSGRRRATTHRAIADAALSLFLERGYDGVGIREIADAADVSTTTLFKHFSVKEVLVFDEDADQEAGLLAAVRDRPEGQSIPAALREHALREHALRHRMAATGADPRFTAFFALVDATPALRDYQQAMWLRHADALARVIGEESGAGEGDPICTALAHFALEAPRAARGHADSRQAVARAPRRAAPRFAEPVRSRSIGPWDTPSYQ, translated from the coding sequence GTGAGCGGAAGAAGGCGAGCGACTACCCACCGCGCCATCGCGGACGCCGCGCTGAGCCTGTTCCTGGAGCGCGGGTACGACGGCGTCGGCATCCGCGAGATCGCCGACGCCGCCGACGTGTCCACCACCACGCTCTTCAAGCACTTCTCGGTCAAAGAGGTCCTCGTCTTCGACGAGGACGCCGACCAAGAGGCCGGCCTGCTCGCAGCGGTGCGCGACCGGCCGGAAGGCCAGTCGATCCCAGCGGCGCTGCGCGAGCACGCGCTGCGCGAGCACGCGCTGCGCCACCGCATGGCGGCCACGGGCGCCGATCCGCGCTTCACGGCGTTCTTCGCGCTGGTCGATGCCACCCCGGCGCTGCGCGACTACCAGCAGGCCATGTGGCTGCGCCACGCAGACGCCCTTGCCCGGGTCATCGGGGAGGAGAGCGGCGCGGGCGAAGGCGATCCGATCTGCACGGCTCTGGCCCACTTCGCCCTCGAAGCACCCCGCGCCGCCCGCGGCCACGCCGATTCCCGACAGGCCGTCGCCCGCGCGCCGCGCCGCGCCGCGCCGCGCTTCGCGGAGCCGGTCCGATCGCGCAGCATCGGACCGTGGGACACCCCCTCGTACCAGTGA
- a CDS encoding glycosyltransferase family 4 protein, producing MDATTPQEGLDPFVAARQAFWDTQEAPRTPATFGTLASFLNAEYRPWHDDDPADGLSDPCDRETALLRRTLRLRGSTDPEALLAATLNADQRLRSTVAEAWPLSLRRHGTDPVRRTLIREIRECTDSETLAHLIDLATAGGLHVMDADQWASRARERPLTGRPARLALWRHVAGHPAGRRLLPKPDSATEAYERLLLTAARGERLFESPALPVGAGLLVVQSMLLGEMDSPGEGSSGGLGVLLAGLGDALARTERIDAVITLVTKDARELLTEPTLLRGRGPGHWTLSLPTDPHTVTTPGGGPAGDASALTWWTRKLLEGLERRPDLVHVRFADDGSLAVAEAARRLGTRLVFTATPDPHRRVSERHAGRTATGGTPTEALREDLHRVFAADRLVDRADAVIGIPGRGGTAELVRYLPQLAAARGGRGPIAPPEGITAYRPAVDETRRYEHLLERLFETGLPSALDADERSQPILLTVGRLHPLKQQHVLVQAWIESGLHLRSTLVVVGGSPRGDRADPGEREVRKAIADLIVANPGASSRLAMVAAMANTEVRCLERALARSGSTGRAYYVCPSAKEEFGIAVLEAMDAGLPVAATSRGGIPHYLEDMVNGLLLDTSSSKTLAEGLEGLLSLKPAVLDSMARRARATVRANYSIDAAASAFASVYTELPGPKATAPTA from the coding sequence ATGGACGCAACCACCCCGCAGGAAGGGCTCGACCCTTTCGTCGCGGCCCGCCAGGCCTTCTGGGACACACAAGAAGCGCCGCGGACACCAGCGACATTCGGCACACTGGCCTCCTTCCTCAACGCCGAGTACCGTCCCTGGCACGACGACGATCCGGCCGACGGTTTGTCGGATCCCTGCGACAGGGAAACGGCCCTACTGCGTCGCACCCTGCGCCTGCGCGGGTCCACCGACCCCGAAGCCCTCCTGGCCGCCACCCTGAACGCGGACCAACGGCTGCGCAGCACCGTCGCGGAAGCCTGGCCGCTGTCGCTGCGCCGTCACGGAACCGATCCGGTCCGCCGCACGCTCATCAGAGAAATCCGCGAATGTACCGACTCCGAAACGTTGGCTCACCTGATCGACCTCGCCACCGCGGGAGGGCTCCACGTCATGGATGCGGACCAGTGGGCTTCCCGCGCCCGAGAGCGCCCCTTGACCGGGAGGCCGGCCAGGTTGGCCCTGTGGCGCCACGTCGCGGGCCACCCCGCGGGTCGGCGTCTACTGCCGAAACCCGATTCCGCTACCGAGGCCTATGAACGATTGCTGCTCACGGCCGCCAGAGGCGAGCGACTATTCGAATCTCCCGCCCTGCCGGTCGGAGCCGGCCTGCTCGTGGTCCAGTCGATGCTGCTCGGCGAGATGGACAGCCCAGGAGAGGGGAGTAGCGGCGGTCTCGGTGTCCTGCTCGCCGGCCTGGGCGACGCACTCGCGCGCACCGAGCGCATTGATGCCGTCATCACCCTCGTGACGAAAGACGCGCGTGAACTTCTGACCGAGCCCACTCTCCTGCGAGGTCGCGGACCGGGGCACTGGACGCTCAGCCTGCCGACCGACCCGCACACCGTGACTACTCCCGGGGGAGGACCAGCCGGCGATGCAAGCGCGCTCACCTGGTGGACGCGCAAGCTCCTCGAAGGGCTGGAACGACGGCCCGACCTGGTTCATGTCAGGTTCGCCGACGACGGATCCCTAGCAGTCGCCGAAGCAGCGCGCCGGCTCGGCACCAGACTGGTCTTCACTGCCACACCCGACCCGCACCGCCGCGTCAGCGAGCGGCATGCAGGCCGCACGGCTACCGGCGGCACCCCGACGGAGGCCCTACGCGAAGACCTGCACCGCGTTTTCGCGGCCGACCGGCTCGTCGACCGCGCCGATGCCGTCATCGGCATCCCGGGCCGTGGCGGAACAGCCGAGTTGGTCCGCTACCTTCCCCAACTCGCAGCCGCACGAGGTGGACGGGGACCGATCGCGCCACCGGAAGGAATCACGGCCTATCGGCCCGCCGTCGACGAGACCCGGAGATACGAGCACCTGCTGGAAAGGCTCTTCGAGACCGGACTGCCCTCCGCCCTCGACGCCGACGAGCGCAGCCAGCCCATCCTGCTCACCGTGGGGCGCCTGCACCCGCTCAAACAGCAGCACGTCTTGGTGCAGGCATGGATCGAGTCCGGACTCCATCTCCGCTCGACGCTCGTGGTCGTGGGCGGATCCCCTCGCGGGGATCGGGCGGATCCGGGTGAGCGGGAAGTGCGGAAGGCGATCGCCGATCTCATCGTGGCGAACCCTGGGGCGTCTTCACGGCTCGCGATGGTGGCAGCGATGGCCAACACCGAAGTCCGCTGCCTGGAGCGGGCGCTGGCCCGCTCTGGAAGCACGGGCCGAGCCTATTACGTCTGCCCGAGCGCGAAGGAGGAGTTCGGCATCGCCGTGCTCGAAGCCATGGACGCGGGCTTGCCGGTCGCGGCCACGAGTCGTGGCGGAATTCCCCACTACCTGGAGGACATGGTCAACGGTCTTCTCCTGGACACCTCGTCGTCCAAGACCTTGGCCGAGGGGCTGGAGGGACTGCTGTCCCTGAAGCCCGCGGTTCTCGACTCCATGGCGCGCCGGGCCCGGGCAACGGTTCGCGCGAACTACTCGATTGACGCTGCGGCCTCAGCCTTCGCCTCCGTTTACACGGAACTGCCCGGGCCCAAAGCCACCGCTCCCACGGCATGA
- a CDS encoding TIGR04222 domain-containing membrane protein, with protein MRWVFRWIVRGSGETRPLDVYDVAFLAGGPRHVVDSAVTALHQRELLVVQSAQVHAVEGRQPLHPVERAMVVFCRRPTGIELVRAVLERSPEVEEIGRGLATWGLVAGGERQMTPAGRRHLQEARLDPRMLEYVFPHRTPRWEGAAPRPAGQSRRRSGGNRRHGGPGPGLDSDTHSGGE; from the coding sequence ATGCGGTGGGTGTTCCGGTGGATCGTCAGGGGATCGGGCGAGACGAGACCCCTGGACGTGTATGACGTCGCGTTCCTGGCGGGCGGGCCCCGGCATGTGGTGGACAGTGCGGTCACCGCGCTGCACCAGCGTGAGCTGCTCGTGGTGCAGAGCGCACAGGTTCATGCGGTGGAGGGGAGGCAGCCTCTGCATCCGGTCGAGCGCGCGATGGTCGTCTTCTGCAGGCGCCCGACGGGCATCGAGCTCGTACGAGCGGTCCTTGAGCGCTCCCCGGAGGTTGAGGAGATCGGCCGCGGGTTGGCCACGTGGGGTCTGGTGGCAGGCGGGGAGCGTCAGATGACCCCTGCGGGCCGGCGGCATCTCCAAGAGGCCCGGCTTGACCCGCGCATGCTGGAGTACGTCTTCCCTCATCGCACCCCGCGCTGGGAAGGGGCCGCGCCACGCCCAGCGGGCCAGTCCCGAAGACGGTCGGGCGGCAATCGTCGTCACGGCGGTCCCGGCCCCGGCCTGGATTCGGATACGCACTCCGGCGGCGAGTGA
- a CDS encoding MDR family MFS transporter, producing MSTTASLPSEGPSVGPATGPTAGPTAVPKNVRWVLLGVMLAMLLSMLDNMVVSTAMPTIVGDLGGLEHISWVVTSYTLVTAVTTPIWGKFGDLFGRKPMYLASIGVFILGSALCGTSGSMGELIAFRVVQGIGAGGIGAGAFALIGALVPPRERGKYQGMTASVMAIGTIGGPLLGGFVTGHFDWRWAFYINLPIGLLALVWLWRKLRIPATRIRAKIDWAGIALLTLSITAIVLAATWAGSTYAWGSWQILSLGAAAMVGLVLFIQVEKRVSEPLLPLSVFTGHRNYPLAMVLILAAGVVMFGAGLYLPLFQQTVQGASATNSGLLMLPMMIPVVIVSTIAGKVMSATGKYKMFPVVGTLFLTAGLGLLATMDAHTSSLLTSLSMVLVGIGLGFTLQMAGTIAQNSVSLRDMGAAMSSVNLFRTLGGSLGVAVFGSLFTRAVQPTLPAGGDTGPGTLRNLPAGAKDAYLTAVTDGTSHIFLTAAIVCALAFLASLFVIEVPLKKAGPPAPAATPEESAASPAN from the coding sequence ATGTCCACGACTGCCTCCCTCCCCTCCGAGGGCCCCTCCGTCGGCCCCGCGACGGGCCCCACGGCCGGCCCCACGGCCGTACCGAAGAACGTGCGCTGGGTGCTGCTCGGCGTCATGCTCGCGATGCTGTTGTCGATGCTCGACAACATGGTCGTCAGTACCGCGATGCCCACGATCGTCGGCGATCTCGGCGGCCTGGAGCACATCTCCTGGGTCGTCACCTCCTACACCCTGGTCACCGCCGTCACCACGCCGATCTGGGGCAAGTTCGGCGACCTCTTCGGCCGCAAGCCCATGTACCTGGCCTCGATCGGCGTCTTCATCCTCGGGTCCGCCCTGTGCGGGACCTCCGGCTCGATGGGCGAGCTGATCGCCTTCCGCGTCGTGCAGGGCATTGGCGCCGGTGGCATCGGCGCGGGCGCCTTCGCACTGATCGGAGCCCTCGTACCGCCGCGCGAGCGGGGCAAATACCAGGGCATGACCGCCTCCGTGATGGCGATCGGCACCATCGGCGGACCGCTCCTGGGCGGCTTCGTCACCGGCCACTTCGACTGGCGCTGGGCCTTCTACATCAACCTCCCCATCGGGCTCCTCGCCCTGGTCTGGCTGTGGCGCAAGCTCCGGATCCCCGCCACGCGCATCCGGGCGAAGATCGACTGGGCGGGCATCGCCCTGCTGACCCTGTCCATCACCGCGATCGTCCTGGCCGCCACCTGGGCCGGCAGCACGTACGCCTGGGGGTCCTGGCAGATCCTGTCGCTGGGCGCCGCCGCGATGGTGGGCCTGGTCCTGTTCATCCAGGTGGAGAAGCGGGTCAGTGAGCCGCTGCTGCCGCTGAGCGTGTTCACGGGGCACCGGAACTACCCGCTCGCGATGGTCCTGATCCTGGCCGCCGGTGTGGTCATGTTCGGCGCGGGCCTCTACCTGCCGCTGTTCCAGCAGACCGTCCAGGGCGCCTCGGCCACCAACTCCGGACTGCTGATGCTCCCGATGATGATCCCCGTCGTGATCGTCTCGACCATCGCGGGAAAGGTCATGTCCGCCACCGGCAAGTACAAGATGTTCCCCGTCGTCGGCACCCTGTTCCTGACTGCCGGGCTCGGCCTGCTGGCCACCATGGACGCCCACACCTCGTCCCTGCTGACCAGCCTCTCCATGGTCCTCGTCGGCATCGGCCTCGGCTTCACCCTGCAGATGGCCGGCACCATCGCCCAGAACAGCGTCTCGCTGCGCGACATGGGCGCGGCCATGAGTTCGGTCAACCTCTTCCGCACCCTGGGCGGATCCCTCGGCGTCGCCGTCTTCGGCTCGCTGTTCACCCGCGCCGTCCAGCCCACCCTGCCCGCCGGTGGGGACACCGGCCCGGGCACCCTGCGTAACCTGCCCGCCGGAGCCAAGGACGCCTACCTCACCGCGGTCACGGACGGCACCAGCCACATCTTCCTCACCGCCGCGATCGTCTGCGCACTCGCCTTCCTCGCCTCCCTCTTCGTCATCGAAGTCCCCCTGAAGAAGGCCGGACCGCCCGCACCTGCGGCCACCCCCGAAGAATCCGCCGCCTCCCCGGCCAACTGA